One window from the genome of Treponema sp. OMZ 838 encodes:
- a CDS encoding DUF5312 family protein, translating to MFDFINTLITSIKDFFEGLFFSSSPEYQKKRQLKGYAAELKKLNPPLYHTGKILLPAFGSLLYQLYHFLQPVKAILDKTVNSPDIRASEKYQDLFFEAILSEEQIKQHRSFTFQARSQLLSKCKNYQETEHTLQEQIHSFKNFIRLFHTPAFKTREQELIKLFYLSDLCDFDYASFLNQFNNNLQLNTAAPASISQDNFEEVFAGDVVKNLLDFQFIVRHVAITQTTINDVIFLARSLGNFTDEAGAKLEKTLNTVENLLANQLKRTTIPIMLKLIKEDPNFKEKITVSESKPLQEYIDRSSEIFQADSKRLLKITKETNITGLIEKCFGSGQLKPLEGYNDAVNDAIQNLSPISFDWVKPIQLLKAFTEMYFETHYKTFLKSLLIEGFFANKQIEGQYAAIYRSCEMLLGKITNFEQLFKPKGQCNLLEIQGYITEIEKGKDMKKQLQKIVDIANMQAKAIVQTGSKAYADLYAFTEHLLEDIKAPTSELITNIKALVVSSKNKESFIRLEQDRHIFAMFLEIMKNYAVFGSIEKGKPGAPLPTAVPSTGSTVKPVQK from the coding sequence ATGTTTGATTTTATCAATACTCTTATTACGTCAATAAAGGATTTTTTTGAAGGACTCTTTTTTTCCTCATCACCGGAGTATCAAAAGAAACGGCAGCTTAAAGGCTACGCCGCAGAACTCAAAAAGCTCAATCCGCCGTTATACCATACCGGTAAAATACTGCTTCCGGCATTCGGTTCGTTGTTGTATCAGCTGTATCATTTTTTACAACCGGTGAAAGCGATTCTGGACAAGACGGTTAATTCCCCTGATATACGCGCGTCCGAAAAATATCAAGACCTTTTTTTTGAGGCGATCTTGTCGGAAGAGCAGATAAAACAACATCGGAGTTTTACCTTTCAGGCTCGGAGCCAGCTCTTATCAAAGTGTAAAAACTATCAGGAAACGGAACATACACTGCAAGAACAAATACATAGTTTTAAAAATTTTATCCGCTTGTTTCATACACCCGCATTTAAGACCCGTGAACAGGAGTTGATCAAACTCTTTTATCTTTCCGATTTGTGCGATTTTGACTATGCGTCTTTTCTCAATCAATTTAACAATAACTTGCAGCTCAATACCGCTGCACCGGCATCGATTTCTCAAGATAATTTTGAAGAAGTATTTGCCGGTGATGTGGTAAAAAATTTGCTGGATTTCCAATTTATCGTACGGCATGTTGCTATCACACAGACGACGATTAACGATGTCATTTTTTTGGCACGGAGTTTAGGAAATTTTACCGATGAAGCAGGTGCAAAACTGGAAAAAACGCTGAATACGGTCGAAAACCTTCTTGCAAATCAGCTGAAGCGGACAACGATACCGATAATGTTGAAATTGATTAAGGAAGACCCCAATTTTAAAGAAAAAATAACCGTTTCCGAATCCAAACCGCTGCAGGAATATATTGATCGAAGCAGTGAAATCTTTCAGGCAGATTCAAAACGCCTTTTAAAAATCACCAAGGAAACGAATATTACCGGCTTAATCGAAAAATGCTTTGGGAGCGGTCAGTTGAAGCCGTTGGAAGGATATAATGATGCAGTTAATGACGCTATTCAAAATCTTTCACCGATTTCTTTTGATTGGGTTAAACCGATACAATTGTTAAAGGCGTTTACCGAAATGTATTTTGAAACGCACTATAAAACTTTTTTAAAATCTCTGTTGATTGAAGGTTTTTTTGCGAACAAACAGATTGAAGGTCAATATGCGGCAATCTACCGTTCCTGCGAAATGCTGTTGGGTAAAATAACTAATTTTGAACAGCTTTTTAAGCCGAAAGGTCAATGCAATCTTCTTGAAATTCAAGGCTATATTACAGAGATCGAAAAAGGCAAGGATATGAAAAAACAGCTGCAGAAAATCGTTGATATTGCAAATATGCAGGCAAAGGCTATCGTACAAACCGGAAGCAAAGCTTATGCCGACCTGTATGCTTTTACCGAGCATTTATTGGAGGACATAAAAGCGCCTACTTCCGAACTGATTACAAACATAAAAGCTCTTGTCGTCAGCTCAAAGAACAAAGAATCCTTTATCCGCTTGGAACAGGATCGGCACATCTTTGCTATGTTTCTCGAGATAATGAAAAATTATGCAGTGTTCGGTTCTATCGAAAAAGGAAAACCGGGGGCACCGCTTCCTACTGCCGTACCGAGTACGGGGTCTACCGTAAAACCGGTGCAAAAGTAG
- the dusB gene encoding tRNA dihydrouridine synthase DusB, translating into MNNLNAAETAGGFYRPVTIGSLTLPGNIFLAPVAGYSDRSFRSICVDWGADFTYTEMVSSEAYIRNSAKTEKLIARAYNERRYAVQIFGANPDFMAETAVRIIERYHPECIDINAGCPIPKITKTGAGSALTRNPKKLYTAVKAVTEAVGKMDAAVPVTVKIRSGWSQNELTWKEAAAAAVDAGAAALTIHPRTCVQCYSGTADWDILAQLVQLMQGRVPIFGSGDLFSPEAAHDMLSSTQCAGVMFARGAMGNPFIFRQTRERLQTGAYSEITPEDKIGTAKKELMMLCEEVGEQIACREMRKRFAAYTKGIAGGAKLREQLVQASSIQDYERILENFSLQAVQPHTDNNR; encoded by the coding sequence AAACGGCCGGCGGATTTTACCGGCCGGTAACAATAGGAAGCCTAACACTTCCCGGGAATATTTTTTTAGCCCCCGTAGCAGGGTATTCCGACAGGAGCTTCCGGTCTATTTGTGTTGATTGGGGCGCGGATTTTACCTATACTGAAATGGTTTCGTCGGAGGCATATATCCGCAACTCGGCAAAAACGGAAAAGCTTATCGCCCGTGCATATAACGAGCGGCGGTATGCAGTACAGATATTTGGAGCAAATCCCGACTTTATGGCGGAAACGGCAGTACGTATCATCGAACGGTATCATCCGGAATGTATCGATATCAATGCCGGCTGCCCGATACCGAAAATCACCAAAACGGGGGCTGGTTCCGCATTAACGAGGAATCCGAAAAAGCTCTATACAGCGGTTAAGGCGGTTACGGAAGCTGTCGGCAAAATGGATGCCGCTGTTCCGGTAACGGTAAAAATACGCTCCGGCTGGTCGCAAAACGAGCTTACGTGGAAAGAAGCTGCCGCGGCAGCCGTTGATGCAGGAGCGGCGGCGTTGACCATTCATCCCCGTACCTGTGTGCAATGCTACAGCGGAACGGCAGATTGGGATATTTTGGCACAACTTGTACAGCTGATGCAGGGGCGGGTACCCATATTCGGGTCGGGTGATTTGTTCAGCCCGGAAGCAGCGCATGATATGCTTTCTTCCACTCAATGTGCGGGGGTTATGTTTGCGCGCGGAGCTATGGGCAATCCTTTTATCTTCCGGCAAACACGGGAACGGCTGCAAACCGGCGCCTATTCCGAAATAACGCCTGAGGATAAAATCGGAACGGCAAAAAAAGAACTCATGATGCTGTGTGAAGAAGTAGGGGAACAGATCGCCTGCCGAGAAATGCGGAAGCGGTTTGCCGCTTATACCAAGGGAATTGCAGGGGGAGCAAAGCTTCGTGAACAGTTGGTACAGGCGAGTTCCATACAAGACTATGAAAGGATTTTAGAGAACTTCTCATTACAAGCGGTACAGCCGCATACCGATAACAATAGGTGA